From one Formosa sediminum genomic stretch:
- the sov gene encoding T9SS outer membrane translocon Sov/SprA, with product MNTTHFNAINFTTKFYLICFVLFLLSTNTFAQVVPETEQDSVKTGHALGRIHMANPSSIESKYTYDAFTDRYIYTETVGDFNINYPVILTPAEYQKLVQSEQLKSYYKQKIDAFDGRKEGAEDAKKNLLPEFYVNSSFFESVFGGNTIEVIPQGTVEMDLGVLFSKQDNPSFSPQNRSNFSLDFDQRISLSLLGKVGTRLQVTANYDTESTFDFQNLVKLEYTPTEDDIVQKIEVGNISMPLNSSLITGAQSLFGVKTQLKFGKTTVTGVFSQQNSETTTVISEGGGTSEEFELFARDYDENRHFFLAQYFREKYDAALSNYPFINSNIQITNIEVWKTNRTNETDNVRNIVAFQDLGESNPEFINSSVNVYSSPGAYPDNGNNAFDPTAIGNANSQLSTAIREISTVQSGILVSGTSEGYDYSKLENADKLIRNTDYTVNTQLGYISLSQRLNSDDILAVAFQFTVGGKTYQVGEFTSDGVDATSIDDSGDQTVVTNNNLVLKMLKSSTTSVNQPVWKLMMKNIYDTGGYQLTEEDFKLNIYYKDASALNFITPVNGSFGTTFNGESIEEVALLRLFHFDKLDFNGDSQPTGDGFFDYQEDITIMSSEGKIIFTKVEPFGEYLFDVLDIATSSADYDTPSTYNENQKKYVYNELYQVTKTNALDYAEKNKFQLVGKYTSSGSDGISIGAYNVARGSVTVTAGGRQLIEGIDYTVDYQMGTVEILDEALKASDTPIQVSTENNSLFGQQTKTFMGLNVEHQFSDKFVLGATILNLNEQPLTQKSSYSSESINNTIFGINGNYSTELPFLTRWVNKLPNIDTDVPSNLSVQGEFAYLLPGTASGTDFDGESTVYVDDFEGSQSDISLLTQDSWALSSRPLNLDVPGNTNEDSNGIQNGYQRAMLNWYTIDPLFYTSERPSDMTDDDMSSLYTSRVYIDELFPEQDVAAGQSTVITTLDLVYYPQERGPYNFDPSTKSGVIPDPQNSWAGITRALTTTDFEQSNVEYIEFWLQDPFQENDSNPGGKLVFNLGNISEDIIKDGKKQYENGLPDDGDVSILPTTAWGTVIPQNQSLVYAFDSEGAERTNQDVGYDGYDDIEEANAFGSDFGPDPSNDNYVYYLNTTGTIFDRYKYYNGLDGNSPDTFTDTNRGSTTLPDVEDINRDNTMNTIDSYYEYELELTPQNLPDNASDVGNIPEANPLSEYIKDIKVESRTLPNGQSTSVRWYQFRIPVEDDNATAVGGISDLRSVRFARIYLKDFTDTTVFRFGSLDLVRSDWIRYTLALDDNDVTPDDQNTEFSVGVISTLENDGIYESPPNVEPEELYSNNTVIEQDEQSLVLNVCGLEVEDSRGVYKSINLDMRQYKNLRMFVHAEDDGTNGLSDHPVAFIRMGSDLTENYYQIELPLEVSQGSSSEALWPEDNEINIALDLLQEAKSLGLSAGTLTSEDPTFYDVIDGELSLVDDPYSGYVLGQHRIGIKGNPSTGDVRTLMLGIKNGSSSEQCGTFWFNELRLSDMDSEGGWAAVVTMDTNIADFASVSVTGSQSTAGFGTIEQSSTERSLEDVVQYDLVANVNLGQLLPEKWGLQIPFTYGVSEETSTPKYDEYYQDIELDAILESTNNRDSVLNVNQDYTKRKSINFIGVKKIRTTETKPHFYDVENLTLNYSYNKVNHHDFDIENSVEETINLGANYAYNFTPKTIEPFKKNDSLFTGKYWKILKDFNFNYLPTTFTVSSKFLRDYNKQTYREVELIEGNIGVEDLYRRNYTFDFQYAFSFNLTRALQLNYTTSRSNIVKNYYTDDANELQDASLDVWDGLFDMGEPNTLYQQLGINYELPLYKLPFLSFLQATYSYTGDFQWEKGSDLYGDLEIDGETYDLGNSIQNANVHNISTSLDLTKLYKYVGLVKKTSGRTISSRPAPRSLPQEDKPEAVNQTAKNKSNTLLNAGVDLVTMVKRVQLNYQENNGSYIPGYLQTPGFFGTVEPTFGYTLGSQSDVRQLAASKGWLTLYQDYNEQYLETHNKQLDISANLEPVSDLKIDLTFNRLYSESLAENYVINQNGTNYEYQSLTPYTYGNFNVSTIMIKSFGKSTETESKAFDKFKENRLTISRRLAQRAGVDMTNPDNFEDGDINGYALGFGKTNQAVLLPSFLSAYLGEEADDVSLGAFRNVPLPNWDLKYTGFMKMAWFKKRFKRFSLSHGYRATYTINQFTSNLNYTNVDYSVDYLEQNDDVFNESGDYLNKNLYSNINLTEMFSPLIRIDFEMNNSIKVLAELQKDRLLSLSFDNNLMTEIIGNEYILGLGYRIKDVRMKSKLAGPNQTIVSDINMKADVSFRDNKTIIRYLDLDNTQVTSGQTIWALKYTADYTFSKNLSAIFYFDYSFSEYAISTSYPQTTLSTGLTLRYNFGN from the coding sequence TTGAATACAACTCACTTTAACGCTATTAATTTCACAACAAAATTTTATCTTATTTGTTTTGTTCTGTTTTTATTAAGTACCAATACGTTTGCTCAAGTTGTTCCCGAAACAGAGCAAGATAGTGTTAAAACTGGTCATGCTTTAGGGCGTATACATATGGCTAATCCATCAAGTATTGAATCTAAATATACTTATGATGCGTTTACAGATCGCTATATTTATACAGAAACAGTTGGCGATTTTAATATAAATTATCCTGTAATTTTAACTCCTGCAGAGTATCAAAAGCTAGTACAATCTGAGCAGTTAAAATCCTACTATAAACAAAAAATTGATGCTTTTGATGGGAGAAAGGAAGGCGCAGAAGACGCTAAGAAAAATTTGCTTCCAGAGTTTTATGTTAATTCAAGTTTTTTTGAATCTGTTTTTGGAGGAAATACTATAGAAGTTATTCCTCAAGGTACGGTAGAGATGGATTTAGGGGTGTTGTTTTCTAAACAAGATAATCCCTCGTTCTCACCCCAAAACCGAAGTAATTTTAGTCTCGATTTCGACCAGCGAATTAGTTTAAGTTTACTTGGTAAAGTGGGTACGCGTTTACAAGTCACTGCAAATTATGATACAGAGTCTACTTTCGATTTTCAAAATTTAGTAAAATTAGAATATACACCAACAGAAGACGATATTGTTCAGAAAATTGAAGTTGGTAATATCAGTATGCCTTTAAACAGTTCCTTAATAACAGGAGCGCAAAGTTTATTTGGTGTTAAAACCCAATTAAAATTTGGTAAAACAACGGTAACAGGAGTGTTTTCTCAACAAAATTCAGAAACAACAACTGTAATTTCGGAAGGTGGAGGTACATCAGAAGAATTTGAATTGTTTGCTAGAGATTATGATGAAAATAGACACTTTTTCTTAGCACAATATTTTAGAGAAAAATATGATGCTGCACTATCTAATTATCCCTTTATAAATTCAAACATCCAAATTACAAATATTGAAGTTTGGAAAACGAACAGAACCAACGAAACAGATAATGTTAGAAATATAGTTGCCTTTCAAGATTTAGGAGAATCAAATCCCGAATTTATAAATTCGTCAGTTAACGTATATAGTAGTCCTGGAGCTTACCCGGATAACGGAAATAATGCTTTTGATCCGACTGCAATTGGAAATGCAAATTCACAATTATCTACTGCAATACGAGAAATATCAACCGTACAATCAGGAATACTAGTTTCTGGGACAAGTGAAGGTTATGACTATTCTAAACTTGAAAATGCAGATAAATTAATAAGAAATACAGATTATACAGTAAATACGCAGTTAGGATACATATCATTAAGCCAGCGTTTAAATAGCGACGATATTCTTGCTGTAGCATTTCAATTTACTGTAGGAGGTAAAACATATCAAGTTGGAGAATTTACTAGCGATGGGGTCGATGCAACATCCATAGATGATAGTGGAGACCAAACCGTTGTTACTAATAATAATTTGGTATTAAAAATGTTAAAAAGTTCTACAACTAGTGTTAACCAGCCAGTATGGAAATTAATGATGAAGAACATTTATGATACAGGAGGATACCAATTAACAGAAGAAGATTTTAAATTAAATATTTATTACAAAGATGCATCTGCATTAAACTTTATAACTCCTGTAAATGGAAGTTTTGGTACAACTTTTAATGGAGAATCTATTGAAGAGGTAGCTTTATTACGATTATTTCATTTTGACAAATTAGATTTTAATGGCGATTCGCAACCTACTGGAGATGGATTTTTTGATTACCAAGAAGATATTACAATTATGTCTTCAGAAGGGAAAATTATATTTACCAAAGTAGAACCTTTTGGGGAGTATTTATTTGATGTTTTAGATATCGCTACAAGTTCTGCAGATTATGATACACCAAGTACATATAATGAGAATCAGAAAAAATATGTGTATAATGAGCTATATCAAGTCACCAAAACCAATGCATTAGACTATGCCGAGAAGAATAAGTTTCAATTAGTAGGTAAATACACCTCGTCAGGAAGTGATGGAATTTCTATAGGTGCATATAATGTTGCCAGAGGTTCTGTTACTGTTACAGCAGGCGGGCGTCAATTAATAGAAGGGATAGATTATACTGTAGACTACCAAATGGGAACGGTAGAAATTTTAGACGAAGCTCTAAAAGCATCAGACACACCAATACAAGTGTCTACAGAAAATAATTCACTGTTTGGACAACAAACCAAAACCTTTATGGGGTTAAATGTAGAGCACCAGTTTAGTGATAAATTTGTCTTAGGTGCCACCATTTTAAATTTAAATGAACAACCTTTAACGCAAAAATCCAGTTACAGTTCAGAATCTATTAATAATACTATTTTCGGTATAAATGGAAACTACTCTACAGAACTTCCTTTTCTTACCCGTTGGGTTAATAAATTACCAAATATAGATACAGATGTACCCTCAAACTTATCTGTGCAAGGTGAATTTGCCTACTTACTACCTGGTACGGCTTCAGGAACAGATTTTGATGGAGAATCTACGGTATATGTAGATGATTTTGAAGGGTCTCAAAGCGATATTTCTTTACTAACACAAGATTCTTGGGCTTTGTCAAGCAGACCGTTAAATTTAGATGTTCCAGGAAATACCAATGAAGATTCTAACGGAATTCAAAATGGCTATCAACGTGCCATGTTAAATTGGTATACTATCGATCCTTTATTTTATACTAGCGAAAGACCGTCAGACATGACCGACGATGATATGTCTAGTTTATATACAAGTCGAGTGTATATAGATGAGTTATTTCCTGAGCAAGATGTAGCAGCAGGTCAATCTACAGTAATTACAACCCTAGATTTAGTATATTATCCGCAAGAACGCGGACCTTACAATTTTGATCCTAGTACCAAGAGTGGCGTTATTCCAGATCCACAAAACAGTTGGGCCGGAATAACAAGAGCCTTAACAACGACAGATTTTGAACAATCTAATGTAGAATATATTGAATTTTGGTTACAAGATCCGTTTCAAGAAAACGATTCTAATCCAGGAGGGAAATTGGTATTTAACCTAGGTAATATTTCAGAAGATATTATTAAAGATGGGAAAAAACAATATGAAAATGGCTTGCCAGACGATGGTGATGTATCTATATTACCAACAACAGCATGGGGAACAGTAATTCCTCAAAATCAATCATTAGTGTATGCCTTTGATTCTGAAGGGGCAGAGCGTACCAATCAAGACGTAGGTTACGATGGGTATGATGATATAGAAGAGGCAAATGCATTTGGATCGGATTTTGGACCAGATCCTTCAAACGACAATTATGTATATTACTTAAATACTACAGGAACAATTTTTGATCGTTATAAATATTATAATGGTTTGGATGGTAACTCTCCAGATACCTTTACAGATACAAATAGAGGTTCTACAACATTGCCTGATGTAGAGGATATTAATCGTGATAACACCATGAATACTATAGATAGTTATTACGAATATGAATTAGAATTAACGCCTCAAAATTTACCAGATAATGCAAGTGATGTAGGGAATATACCAGAAGCTAATCCATTAAGTGAATATATAAAAGATATAAAAGTTGAGTCTAGAACATTACCTAACGGGCAAAGCACGAGTGTAAGATGGTATCAATTTAGAATTCCTGTAGAAGACGATAATGCGACAGCAGTTGGAGGGATTTCAGATTTAAGGTCGGTGCGTTTTGCGCGTATTTATCTTAAAGATTTTACAGACACTACCGTATTTCGTTTCGGATCTTTAGACTTGGTTAGAAGTGATTGGATTCGCTATACTTTAGCTTTAGACGATAATGATGTAACTCCAGACGATCAAAACACTGAATTTTCTGTAGGTGTTATTAGTACTTTAGAAAATGATGGAATCTATGAGTCTCCGCCAAATGTAGAACCAGAAGAATTATACAGTAACAATACCGTAATAGAACAAGATGAGCAGTCTCTAGTCTTAAATGTATGTGGTTTAGAAGTAGAAGATTCAAGAGGTGTATATAAAAGCATAAATTTAGATATGCGCCAATATAAGAACTTAAGAATGTTTGTTCATGCCGAAGATGATGGTACAAATGGTTTAAGTGATCATCCAGTTGCATTTATAAGAATGGGAAGTGATTTAACTGAGAATTATTACCAAATAGAACTGCCATTAGAAGTTAGCCAAGGTTCATCTAGTGAAGCACTCTGGCCAGAAGATAACGAAATTAATATAGCACTAGATTTACTTCAAGAAGCAAAATCTCTAGGGTTATCAGCAGGAACACTTACTAGTGAAGATCCGACATTTTACGATGTAATAGATGGGGAATTAAGTTTAGTAGACGATCCGTATTCTGGATATGTATTAGGACAACACCGTATAGGTATTAAAGGAAATCCAAGTACCGGAGATGTGAGGACGTTAATGCTAGGAATAAAAAACGGTTCCTCTAGTGAGCAATGTGGTACCTTTTGGTTTAACGAATTGCGTTTGTCTGACATGGATAGTGAAGGTGGTTGGGCAGCAGTTGTAACTATGGATACTAATATTGCAGATTTTGCAAGTGTAAGCGTAACAGGTAGTCAGAGTACAGCTGGTTTTGGAACTATTGAACAAAGCTCTACAGAACGTAGTTTGGAAGATGTGGTACAATACGATTTGGTTGCTAATGTAAACTTAGGGCAGTTATTACCAGAAAAATGGGGTTTACAAATTCCGTTTACTTATGGCGTAAGTGAAGAGACATCCACACCAAAATACGATGAATATTATCAGGATATAGAATTAGATGCTATATTAGAAAGTACAAATAATAGAGATTCAGTTTTAAATGTCAATCAAGATTATACCAAGAGAAAGAGTATAAATTTTATTGGTGTTAAAAAAATTAGAACAACAGAAACTAAACCTCATTTTTACGATGTAGAGAATCTAACATTAAACTACTCGTATAATAAAGTGAATCATCACGATTTTGATATTGAAAATTCTGTAGAAGAAACTATTAATTTAGGTGCAAATTATGCCTATAATTTTACGCCTAAAACCATAGAACCTTTTAAGAAAAATGATTCCCTCTTTACCGGTAAATATTGGAAAATATTAAAAGATTTTAACTTTAATTATCTACCAACTACTTTTACAGTAAGTTCTAAATTTTTAAGAGATTATAATAAGCAAACTTATAGAGAAGTAGAGCTTATAGAAGGAAATATTGGTGTAGAGGATCTGTATAGACGTAACTATACATTTGATTTTCAATATGCATTTAGTTTTAATCTTACTCGAGCATTACAACTTAATTATACTACCTCAAGAAGTAATATTGTAAAGAATTACTACACAGATGATGCTAACGAGTTACAAGATGCAAGTTTAGATGTTTGGGATGGGTTGTTCGATATGGGAGAACCTAATACATTGTACCAACAATTGGGTATAAATTATGAATTGCCATTATATAAATTACCGTTTTTAAGTTTTTTGCAAGCAACTTACTCGTATACAGGAGACTTTCAGTGGGAGAAAGGATCAGATTTATACGGAGATTTAGAGATAGATGGAGAAACTTACGATTTAGGAAACAGTATACAAAATGCAAATGTGCATAACATAAGTACGTCTTTAGATTTAACAAAACTGTATAAATATGTAGGCTTGGTTAAAAAAACATCTGGGCGTACTATTTCATCAAGACCAGCACCTAGGTCCCTTCCTCAAGAAGATAAACCTGAAGCAGTAAATCAGACCGCAAAAAACAAAAGTAATACGTTGCTAAATGCAGGTGTAGATTTAGTAACTATGGTAAAACGTGTTCAATTAAACTATCAAGAAAATAACGGATCTTATATCCCCGGATATTTACAAACACCTGGTTTTTTTGGAACAGTAGAACCTACATTTGGATATACTTTAGGGAGCCAAAGTGATGTAAGACAATTAGCAGCAAGTAAAGGCTGGTTAACCTTATACCAAGATTATAACGAGCAATATTTAGAAACCCATAATAAACAATTAGATATCTCTGCAAATTTGGAGCCCGTAAGTGACTTAAAAATAGATTTAACTTTTAACCGATTATATTCAGAAAGTTTAGCAGAAAACTATGTTATAAATCAAAACGGAACTAATTACGAATACCAATCTCTAACCCCTTATACATATGGTAACTTCAACGTATCTACTATAATGATTAAGAGTTTTGGTAAAAGTACAGAGACAGAATCTAAAGCATTCGATAAATTCAAGGAAAACAGATTAACCATATCCAGACGATTAGCACAGCGTGCAGGAGTAGATATGACAAATCCAGATAATTTTGAAGATGGCGATATTAATGGCTATGCCCTAGGTTTTGGTAAAACAAATCAAGCGGTACTTTTACCTTCATTTTTGTCTGCATATTTAGGAGAAGAAGCAGACGATGTTAGTTTAGGAGCATTTAGAAATGTACCCCTGCCAAACTGGGATTTAAAGTATACAGGATTTATGAAAATGGCCTGGTTTAAAAAACGTTTTAAAAGATTTTCTTTAAGTCACGGGTATCGCGCCACTTATACCATCAATCAATTTACAAGTAATTTAAATTATACCAATGTAGATTATTCCGTAGATTATTTAGAACAAAATGATGATGTATTTAATGAGTCTGGAGATTATTTAAATAAAAATCTGTACAGTAATATCAATTTAACCGAAATGTTTAGTCCGTTAATTCGTATAGATTTCGAAATGAATAATTCAATCAAGGTCTTGGCAGAACTTCAAAAGGATAGATTATTATCATTAAGTTTCGATAATAATTTAATGACTGAAATTATTGGTAATGAATACATTTTAGGGCTAGGGTACAGAATAAAAGATGTACGCATGAAATCAAAATTAGCTGGTCCAAATCAAACCATCGTGAGTGATATAAACATGAAAGCAGATGTGTCTTTTAGAGATAATAAAACCATTATAAGATATTTAGATTTAGATAATACCCAAGTTACCTCAGGGCAAACTATTTGGGCTTTAAAATATACGGCAGATTATACTTTTAGTAAGAACTTATCTGCAATATTCTATTTCGATTATAGTTTCTCAGAATATGCTATTTCAACCTCGTATCCACAAACCACTTTAAGTACGGGGTTAACTTTACGATATAATTTTGGGAATTAA
- the ruvA gene encoding Holliday junction branch migration protein RuvA, whose protein sequence is MISHIHGKLVEKNPTDVVIDCHGVGYFLNISLHTYSQIPDQENIKLYTQLLVKEDSHTLYGFSSIAERDMFRLLISVSGIGAGTARTMLSSLTPKQVREGIAKEDVALIQSIKGIGVKTAQRVIIDLKDKVLKIYDIDEVSVSANNTNKDEALSALEVLGFVKKQAERAVDKILKAEPDASVESIIKQALKNL, encoded by the coding sequence ATGATTTCACATATTCATGGGAAATTGGTAGAAAAAAATCCAACCGATGTCGTTATAGATTGTCATGGTGTGGGCTATTTTCTAAACATTTCTCTACATACTTATTCTCAAATTCCTGATCAGGAAAACATAAAATTATATACTCAACTTTTAGTAAAAGAAGATTCCCATACCTTATATGGGTTTTCTTCTATTGCTGAACGTGATATGTTTAGATTACTAATTTCTGTAAGTGGTATAGGTGCCGGGACAGCCCGTACTATGCTATCTTCTTTAACACCTAAACAAGTACGCGAAGGTATTGCAAAAGAAGATGTTGCCTTAATCCAGTCTATTAAAGGGATTGGAGTAAAAACGGCACAACGTGTAATTATAGATTTAAAAGATAAAGTTTTAAAGATTTACGATATTGATGAAGTTTCTGTCTCTGCAAACAATACCAACAAAGATGAAGCGTTATCTGCTTTAGAAGTTCTTGGTTTTGTTAAGAAACAGGCCGAACGTGCTGTCGATAAAATTTTAAAGGCAGAACCAGATGCTTCGGTAGAATCCATCATAAAACAAGCTTTAAAAAATTTATAA
- a CDS encoding NADP-dependent malic enzyme: MSKQSKRREALIYHAKPTPGKIKVVPTKKYATQRDLALAYSPGVAEPCLEIAKDKENAYKYTTKGNLVAVISNGTAVLGLGNIGPEASKPVMEGKGLLFKIFADIDVFDIEVDTENVEEFIQTVKMIAPTFGGINLEDIKAPEAFEIERRLKAELDIPVMHDDQHGTAIISAAALINALEISNKKIEDVKIVISGAGAAAISCTRLYQAFGARRENIVMCDSKGVIRQDRENLTSEKSEFATDRDINTLTDAMKDADVFIGLSMADVVTPEMLLLMADNPIVFAMANPDPEIEYQLAIDTRDDIIMATGRSDHPNQVNNVLGFPFIFRGALDVRATKINEAMKMAAVVALAELAKEPVPEQVNIAYGETRLTFGKDYIIPKPFDPRLIAKIPPAVAKAAMESGVAKEPILNWEHYETELESRLGTDNKLIKLLFNRAKMNPKRVVFAEADRIEVLKAAQIAFEEGIAVPILLGRRDTIKALMEDIEFNEDLEIIDPKSDEEQERKSRYAKVYWEQRKRRGVTYYSAESLMRERNYFAAMMVSQGDADALISGFSRAYPRVVKPMLEVIGMAKGATRVATTNLMMTQRGPMFLSDTAINIDPSAKDLATITTMTAQAVKMFGLDPVIAMTSYSNFGSSDNPGASKIREAVAFLHRQYPNLVVDGEVQTDFALNNDLLQEKFPFSKLAGRKVNTLIFPNLDSANITYKMLKALNNAESIGPIMLGMRKPVHILQLGASVDEIVNMTAIAVVDAQQKLKR, encoded by the coding sequence ATGAGTAAACAAAGCAAAAGAAGAGAAGCACTAATTTACCACGCGAAACCAACGCCAGGAAAAATAAAAGTTGTTCCAACTAAAAAATATGCTACCCAAAGAGACTTAGCACTAGCGTATTCGCCAGGAGTTGCAGAGCCTTGTTTAGAAATAGCAAAAGACAAAGAAAACGCTTATAAATATACTACAAAAGGTAATCTTGTAGCCGTAATTTCTAATGGTACTGCGGTTTTAGGTCTAGGAAATATTGGACCAGAAGCATCTAAACCAGTCATGGAAGGTAAAGGGTTATTGTTTAAAATCTTTGCCGATATAGACGTGTTTGATATTGAAGTGGATACCGAAAATGTAGAAGAATTTATACAGACAGTTAAAATGATTGCTCCAACTTTTGGAGGAATTAATTTAGAAGATATTAAAGCACCAGAAGCATTCGAAATTGAACGTCGTTTAAAAGCTGAATTAGATATCCCTGTGATGCATGACGACCAACATGGGACAGCCATAATTTCGGCAGCTGCTTTAATTAATGCTTTAGAAATTTCGAATAAGAAAATTGAAGACGTTAAAATAGTTATTAGCGGTGCAGGAGCAGCAGCTATTTCTTGTACACGTTTATATCAAGCCTTTGGAGCACGCAGAGAAAATATTGTAATGTGCGATAGTAAAGGTGTAATACGTCAAGATCGTGAAAATTTAACTTCAGAAAAATCAGAATTTGCAACAGATCGCGACATTAACACTCTAACTGATGCGATGAAAGATGCCGATGTTTTTATTGGACTTTCTATGGCCGATGTGGTTACACCAGAGATGTTATTACTAATGGCAGACAACCCAATTGTATTTGCCATGGCCAATCCAGACCCAGAAATTGAGTATCAGCTTGCTATTGATACACGAGACGATATTATTATGGCTACTGGACGAAGCGATCATCCTAATCAAGTAAATAACGTTCTCGGATTTCCATTTATTTTTAGAGGCGCTTTAGATGTGCGTGCCACTAAAATTAACGAAGCCATGAAAATGGCAGCTGTTGTTGCCTTAGCCGAATTGGCTAAAGAACCAGTACCTGAACAGGTGAATATAGCCTATGGAGAAACTCGATTAACATTTGGTAAAGATTATATAATTCCAAAGCCCTTCGATCCTAGATTAATTGCTAAAATTCCGCCAGCAGTTGCTAAAGCAGCAATGGAAAGTGGTGTTGCAAAAGAACCTATTTTAAATTGGGAGCATTACGAAACAGAATTAGAAAGCCGTTTAGGAACAGATAATAAATTAATAAAATTACTATTTAATCGCGCAAAAATGAACCCAAAACGTGTGGTTTTTGCTGAAGCAGATAGAATAGAAGTTCTAAAAGCAGCACAAATTGCATTTGAAGAAGGAATCGCAGTTCCTATTTTATTAGGTAGACGCGATACCATTAAAGCTTTAATGGAAGACATTGAATTTAATGAGGATTTAGAAATTATCGATCCAAAATCTGACGAAGAACAAGAACGCAAATCGCGTTACGCTAAAGTCTATTGGGAACAACGTAAACGTCGTGGTGTCACTTACTATTCGGCAGAAAGCTTAATGCGAGAGCGTAATTATTTTGCAGCTATGATGGTTAGCCAAGGCGATGCAGATGCTTTAATTTCAGGATTTTCTAGAGCATATCCTAGAGTGGTAAAACCTATGTTAGAAGTTATAGGTATGGCTAAAGGTGCAACACGTGTTGCTACTACAAATCTAATGATGACACAACGCGGACCAATGTTTTTAAGTGATACGGCTATTAATATAGATCCGTCTGCAAAAGATCTAGCAACTATTACAACCATGACGGCTCAAGCTGTAAAAATGTTTGGTTTAGATCCTGTAATAGCAATGACTTCATATTCAAATTTCGGATCGTCTGATAATCCTGGAGCATCTAAAATACGAGAAGCAGTAGCCTTTTTGCACAGACAATATCCAAATTTGGTAGTCGATGGTGAAGTGCAAACCGATTTTGCTTTAAATAACGACCTGCTTCAAGAGAAATTCCCATTTTCAAAATTAGCTGGACGCAAGGTAAATACATTAATTTTTCCAAATCTAGATTCAGCAAATATTACTTATAAAATGCTTAAAGCTTTAAACAATGCCGAGTCTATTGGGCCAATCATGCTAGGGATGCGTAAACCTGTGCATATTTTACAATTAGGAGCAAGCGTAGATGAGATTGTAAACATGACGGCTATAGCAGTAGTAGATGCGCAGCAAAAGCTTAAACGTTAA